A single window of Gossypium hirsutum isolate 1008001.06 chromosome A10, Gossypium_hirsutum_v2.1, whole genome shotgun sequence DNA harbors:
- the LOC107896365 gene encoding calvin cycle protein CP12-3, chloroplastic: MATLRLHSLTAASEKIPTSPFAPSSRVLSASFHCNEKRVSRRMTINAMGGGAKYKGTQMREKQLSDMIKMKVTEAKQVCEGDETSDECKVAWDEVEEVSQAKADLRLRLEVEKKDPETEECKVYDD; this comes from the coding sequence ATGGCAACTCTAAGGCTTCACTCACTGACAGCAGCCTCGGAAAAGATCCCAACGTCACCTTTTGCTCCAAGTTCAAGGGTGTTGTCTGCTTCATTTCATTGTAATGAAAAAAGGGTTTCAAGAAGGATGACTATAAATGCCATGGGAGGAGGAGCTAAGTATAAAGGGACTCAAATGAGGGAGAAACAGTTAAGTGATATGATTAAGATGAAAGTGACAGAAGCCAAGCAAGTTTGTGAAGGAGATGAGACATCTGATGAATGCAAAGTAGCTTGGGATGAAGTTGAAGAGGTAAGTCAAGCCAAAGCTGATCTAAGGCTTAGACTTGAAGTTGAAAAGAAAGATCCTGAGACTGAAGAGTGCAAAGTTTATGATGATTGA